In a genomic window of Virgibacillus sp. SK37:
- a CDS encoding VanZ family protein, which yields MEKFIKVILKISFIFYLIALVILLFIGNRGYLYTDLTLLEYMKTSSNFVPFKTINTYLTAIVDNSMNRNIPIKNLVGNLFMFLPMGIYLPFFIRKITGLGRFILSMIVLLFFIEVIQLVTRRGSFDIDDFILNIIGALIGFAIWRTKYIQKLLN from the coding sequence GTGGAAAAGTTCATAAAGGTTATTTTAAAAATTAGCTTTATATTTTATTTAATTGCATTGGTCATACTGTTGTTTATAGGTAACAGAGGTTATTTGTATACAGACCTAACGCTTTTGGAATATATGAAAACCTCTTCAAATTTTGTTCCGTTTAAAACGATTAATACATATCTTACGGCGATTGTTGATAACAGTATGAATAGGAATATACCGATTAAAAATCTTGTTGGTAACTTATTTATGTTTTTGCCAATGGGTATTTACCTGCCATTTTTTATTAGAAAAATAACAGGATTAGGTAGATTTATACTTTCCATGATTGTTTTGTTATTTTTTATTGAAGTGATTCAACTAGTAACAAGAAGAGGAAGCTTTGATATTGATGATTTTATCCTTAATATCATTGGAGCTTTAATTGGCTTTGCAATTTGGAGGACGAAATATATTCAAAAACTACTAAACTAG
- a CDS encoding DedA family protein yields MENWLTDIMSEFGYMGIMFLIALENIFPPIPSEVILTFGGFMTIASKLSVIGVIISATAGSVVGAIVLYIIGLQLDVAKLEKIVDRWGHVLRLTKKDIHKADGWFDTYGPWTVFFCRFVPLIRSLISIPAGMSNMNVGLFLLFTTLGTLIWNIVLVNLGASLGNSWEVVVEYMEIYSKVIYVTLLLLVAVLLYLFIKRRR; encoded by the coding sequence ATGGAGAATTGGTTAACAGATATTATGAGCGAATTTGGTTATATGGGGATTATGTTTCTAATCGCCCTTGAAAATATTTTCCCGCCAATTCCGTCTGAGGTAATATTGACGTTTGGTGGCTTTATGACAATCGCATCTAAATTGAGTGTGATTGGTGTAATTATCTCAGCAACAGCGGGTTCAGTTGTAGGAGCTATTGTACTATACATTATTGGTTTACAACTTGATGTCGCAAAGCTTGAAAAGATTGTCGACAGATGGGGGCATGTGCTGCGATTAACAAAAAAGGATATCCATAAGGCTGATGGCTGGTTTGATACATATGGCCCCTGGACAGTCTTTTTCTGTCGATTCGTTCCTTTAATACGAAGTTTGATTTCCATTCCTGCTGGGATGTCAAACATGAATGTTGGCCTGTTTCTTTTATTTACAACGCTAGGCACCTTGATTTGGAATATTGTTCTTGTGAATTTAGGTGCGTCGCTAGGTAATTCTTGGGAAGTGGTCGTAGAGTATATGGAAATCTACTCAAAAGTGATTTACGTTACATTACTTTTACTCGTTGCTGTTTTATTGTACCTATTTATAAAAAGAAGAAGGTAA